Proteins from a genomic interval of Arvicanthis niloticus isolate mArvNil1 chromosome 26, mArvNil1.pat.X, whole genome shotgun sequence:
- the LOC143438959 gene encoding acrosomal protein SP-10-like yields the protein MKELILLGLYLLGSARGAPPGQPDELLDSVDHQASVQQLSSEYSSLTNPSDAEALYETSSVEKTLSGHSPAEHESSEHSLAEHSSGEHSSGEQSSEHISGEHMSGEHTSGEHTLGEHTSGEHTSGEHTSGEHTSSEQPATEQSSNEQSSEVSGEASGEKLEDAGEQVSGETNDKGNEAMSTPVPSTSSDVTINCHTCAYMNDDAKCLRGEGICTTQNSQQCMLKKIFEGGKLQFMVQGCENMCPSMNLFSHGTRMQIICCRNEPLCNKV from the exons ATGAAGGAGTTAATCTTACTGGGTCTTTATCTCCTTGGATCTGCCAGAG GAGCACCGCCAGGTCAGCCTGATGAGCTCCTTGACTCTGTAGACCACCAGGCTTCGGTTCAGCAACTTTCAAGTGAGTATTCCTCACTCACAAACCCTTCAGATGCTGAGGCTTTATATGAAACTTCTTCAGTTGAGAAGACTCTGAGTGGTCATAGCCCAGCTGAACACGAATCAAGTGAGCATTCTTTAGCTGAACATTCTTCAGGTGAGCACTCTTCAGGAGAACAGTCTTCAGAGCACATATCAGGTGAGCACATGTCAGGAGAACACACTTCGGGGGAGCACACGTTGGGCGAGCACACTTCGGGCGAGCACACTTCGGGCGAGCACACTTCAGGCGAGCACACTTCAAGTGAACAACCTGCAACTGAACAGTCCTCGAATGAGCAGTCTTCCGAAGTTTCAGGCGAAGCTTCAGGTGAAAAGCTCGAAGACGCAGGTGAACAGGTGTCTGGTGAGACAAATGACAAAGGAAATGAGGCTATGAGCACACCAGTTCCAAGCACATCTTCAG ACGTAACAATAAATTGCCACACATGCGCTTATATGAATGATGATGCAAAATGTCTCCGAGGAGAAGGAATCTGCACCACTCAAAATTCCCAGCAGTGCATGCTAAAGAAGATCTTTGAAG GTGGAAAACTCCAGTTCATGGTTCAGGGGTGTGAGAACATGTGCCCATCGATGAACCTCTTCTCTCATGGAACAAGAATGCAGATTATATGCTGTCGGAATGAGCCTCTCTGCAACAAGGTCTAG